One genomic region from Pseudoduganella lutea encodes:
- a CDS encoding beta-galactosidase — protein sequence MTNQPSRRRVLLGTAAAVGSTMLPALAATPSSSAHRFAIGDNDFLLDGKPLQIRCGEVHFARVPREYWIHRLKAIKAMGLNAVCAYLFWNYHEWREGRYDWSGQRDAAEFCRLAQAEGLWVILRPGPYACAEWEMGGLPWWLLKSPGDAFLRTRDENFVQPVRRWMREVGRVLGPQQVTQGGPILMVQVENEYGFFGEDLEYMRVMRKALLDGGFDVPLFQCNPTNAVAKTHIAELFSVANFGSDPQRGFAELAKVQKGPLMCGEYYSGWFDTWGAPHRTGSPAKAVADIEAMLAANGSFSLYMAHGGTSFGLWGGCDRPFRPDTTSYDYDAPISEAGWVGEKFDAYRAGIGKHLAPDETLPRPPAHMPVMTIPAFTLAETAPVFANLPSRVIRDVTPKPIEQYDISRGVIAYRVTLPAGPAATLEAAKVRDLAWVYIDGRQVGTMDTRYRRFRVDLPARTTTTTLEILLYTIARVNFGVEIHDRKGLHGPVTLRVKGKEPVALENWEIRAIDFDADGVLPPLEFKPGKTKGPAFWRGSFDAAAAADTFLDMTTWGQGIVWINGRCLGRYWSIGPTQTMYLPGPWIKAGRNDIVVLDLTGPQDNRIAGVAKPVLDRLRPERDLARPPSTARLALQGVKPVHEGRFQPGGATQDVPFAQAARGRQLCIEALDAFDGKPFAAIAELALLGKDGKTLNQTLWAIAYASSEEASKEDGTALNAINGQNTDFWHSAYSKTVAQPPHRLVLDLGAPFDVAGLRYTPRQGPDGVTGRIRRYRVYVGDRLVVDQA from the coding sequence ATGACCAACCAGCCCTCCCGCCGGCGCGTACTGCTCGGCACCGCGGCCGCCGTCGGCAGCACCATGCTGCCCGCGCTCGCCGCCACGCCGTCGTCCTCCGCCCACCGCTTCGCCATCGGCGACAATGACTTCCTGCTGGACGGGAAGCCGCTGCAGATCCGCTGCGGCGAAGTCCACTTCGCCCGCGTGCCGCGCGAATACTGGATCCACCGGCTGAAGGCGATCAAGGCGATGGGCCTGAACGCCGTGTGCGCCTACCTGTTCTGGAACTACCACGAGTGGCGCGAAGGCCGCTATGACTGGAGCGGCCAGCGCGACGCCGCCGAATTCTGCCGGCTGGCCCAGGCCGAGGGCCTGTGGGTGATCCTGCGCCCCGGACCCTACGCCTGCGCCGAATGGGAAATGGGCGGCCTGCCATGGTGGCTGCTGAAGAGCCCCGGCGATGCATTCTTGCGCACCCGCGACGAGAATTTCGTGCAGCCGGTGCGGCGCTGGATGCGCGAAGTGGGCCGCGTGCTGGGCCCGCAGCAGGTCACGCAAGGCGGCCCGATCCTGATGGTGCAGGTCGAGAACGAATACGGCTTCTTCGGCGAAGACCTGGAATACATGCGCGTCATGCGCAAGGCGCTGCTGGACGGCGGCTTCGATGTGCCGCTGTTCCAGTGCAACCCCACCAACGCGGTGGCCAAGACGCACATCGCCGAACTGTTCTCGGTGGCGAACTTCGGCAGCGATCCGCAGCGCGGCTTCGCCGAACTGGCCAAGGTGCAGAAAGGCCCGCTGATGTGCGGCGAATACTACTCGGGCTGGTTCGACACGTGGGGAGCGCCGCACCGCACCGGCAGCCCGGCCAAGGCGGTGGCCGATATCGAGGCGATGCTGGCGGCCAACGGCTCGTTCAGTCTCTACATGGCGCACGGCGGCACGTCGTTCGGGCTGTGGGGCGGCTGCGACCGGCCGTTCCGGCCCGACACCACGAGCTACGACTACGACGCGCCGATCAGCGAGGCCGGCTGGGTGGGCGAGAAGTTCGACGCCTACCGTGCCGGCATCGGCAAGCACCTGGCGCCGGACGAAACGCTGCCGCGCCCGCCCGCGCACATGCCGGTCATGACGATTCCCGCCTTCACGCTGGCCGAGACCGCGCCCGTCTTCGCGAACCTGCCGTCGCGCGTGATCCGCGACGTCACGCCGAAACCGATCGAGCAGTACGACATCAGCCGCGGCGTGATCGCCTACCGCGTCACCCTGCCGGCCGGCCCGGCGGCGACGCTGGAGGCGGCCAAGGTGCGCGACCTGGCGTGGGTGTATATCGACGGCAGGCAGGTGGGCACGATGGACACGCGCTACCGCCGCTTCCGCGTCGACCTGCCGGCGCGCACAACGACCACCACGCTGGAAATCCTGCTGTACACGATCGCGCGGGTCAACTTCGGCGTGGAAATCCACGACCGCAAGGGCCTGCACGGCCCCGTCACCCTGCGGGTAAAGGGCAAGGAGCCGGTGGCGCTGGAAAACTGGGAGATCCGCGCCATCGACTTCGATGCGGACGGCGTGCTGCCGCCGCTGGAATTCAAGCCCGGCAAGACGAAGGGCCCGGCATTCTGGCGCGGCAGCTTCGACGCCGCCGCCGCCGCCGACACCTTCCTGGACATGACGACGTGGGGCCAGGGCATCGTGTGGATCAATGGCCGCTGCCTGGGCCGCTACTGGAGCATCGGCCCCACGCAGACGATGTACCTGCCCGGCCCGTGGATCAAGGCGGGCCGCAACGACATCGTGGTGCTCGACCTGACCGGCCCGCAGGACAACCGCATTGCCGGCGTGGCAAAACCCGTGCTCGACCGGCTGCGCCCGGAGCGCGACCTGGCGCGCCCGCCCAGCACGGCGCGCCTGGCGCTGCAGGGCGTAAAACCCGTCCACGAGGGCCGCTTCCAGCCCGGCGGCGCCACGCAGGACGTGCCGTTCGCGCAGGCCGCGCGTGGCCGCCAGCTGTGCATCGAGGCGCTCGACGCGTTCGACGGCAAGCCCTTTGCCGCGATCGCCGAACTGGCCTTGCTGGGCAAGGACGGCAAGACGCTGAACCAGACGCTGTGGGCGATCGCCTATGCCAGCAGCGAAGAAGCATCGAAGGAGGACGGCACGGCGCTGAACGCGATCAATGGCCAGAACACGGACTTCTGGCATTCGGCCTACAGCAAGACCGTGGCGCAGCCGCCGCACCGGCTTGTGCTCGACCTGGGCGCGCCGTTCGACGTGGCCGGCCTGCGCTACACGCCGCGCCAGGGACCGGACGGGGTAACGGGGCGCATCCGCCGCTACCGCGTTTATGTCGGCGACCGGCTCGTGGTCGATCAGGCATGA